The following are encoded together in the Lactuca sativa cultivar Salinas chromosome 1, Lsat_Salinas_v11, whole genome shotgun sequence genome:
- the LOC111875968 gene encoding protein LIKE COV 2, protein MAEGSKESTSSTVSQHDVIVEDTEDSVKSPPNSPNSSTRKACYAVLQSWVSKKFMTGCVVLFPVAVTFFVTWWIVQFFDGFFSPIYERLGVEIFGLGFLTSLIFIFFVGIFASSWMGATVFWVGEWFIKRMPFVKHIYSASKQISAAISPDQNTTAFKEVAIIRHPRLGEYAFGFITSSVVLQRENGDEELCSVYVPTNHLYIGDVFLVNSEEIIRPNLSIREGIEIIVSVGMSMPQSISPIERVPHANNRIPLNRMM, encoded by the exons ATGGCAGAAGGGTCAAAAGAATCAACTTCAAGTACTGTTAGTCAACATGATGTTATTGTCGAAGATACCGAAGACAGCGTCAAATCCCCTCCAAATTCTCCCAATTCTTCCACGCGGAAG GCTTGTTATGCTGTGCTTCAGAGTTGGGTTTCAAAGAAATTCATGACCGGATG TGTTGTCCTGTTTCCTGTGGCTGTGACGTTCTTTGTGACATGGTGGATTGTACAGTTTTTTGATGGTTTCTTCAGTCCAATCTATGAAAGACTTGGGGTGGAAATATTTGGTCTTGGGTTCCTTACATCATTGATCTTTATATTCTTTGTGGGTATCTTTGCTTCATCATGGATGGGTGCTACTGTGTTCTGGGTTGGGGAGTGGTTTATAAAGCGGATGCCCTTTGTAAAACACATTTACTCTGCTTCCAAACAGATTAGTGCTGCTATTTCTCCAG ACCAGAACACAACTGCATTTAAGGAGGTTGCCATCATTCGTCATCCTCGTCTTGGGGAATATGCTTTTGGTTTCATTACATCATCAGTTGTTCTTCAG AGGGAAAATGGAGATGAAGAGTTGTGTAGTGTTTATGTCCCAACAAACCATCTCTACATTGGTGACGTATTTCTGGTCAACTCTGAAGAGATCATAAGACCAAATTTGTCTATCCGAGAAGGCATTG AGATTATTGTTTCGGTGGGTATGTCAATGCCACAATCTATATCTCCTATAGAGAGGGTCCCACATGCAAACAATAGGATCCCGCTAAACAGAATGATGTAG